One Candidatus Nitrososphaera evergladensis SR1 genomic window, TTTGTTTTGCATGGAGAATATACCGAACAGGCTCTGAGTGAAAGCCTGGAGATATGGTCGATTGCTTCAAGATTTGACTTTGTGAAGAGAATACTGGACGATAAGAGAGTTTACATGTCAGTTCGACATGGCATGGGATACAAATGTTCACTCTTTTTTTGCACTACTATAGTTGAAGCGATTCACAATGCCTCCGGCAGGCGCCCATTGGCAACTGTTTCGGAGGATTACTTTGCACTAACTGTCGATCCTACGGCGGCTAAACATGTACTGCAGTCTCCAGAGCTGCAGCGCAAAAAGATAAAGGGAGAATAGCTAGCAGGCATTTCTTCACCGGGCGCACTTGATAATTGATTACAACGAGCTCAAAGGGCGAGCAATATCTATGCTGCCTCTCCATCACTTCTCGCAAATGAGCTTCGCCACCTGTCGTGGATGGAAATTATGGGCCCGTTTGCCATAATGAGCTCGCAATAAAATTAAACAGAGTCCTATAATCGCTAGTCCTAAAATACTACCGTGGGCGAGCCTGCCGCCGAGCCTCCTCAAGGGGGCGAGGTTGAGGGTGAAGCGGTGGGCGGATGGAGTAGGGCTTTAACTACACAGGCTTGTAATCTGCTCTGCCACTCTCGTATCCTGCATTGTATAGGTTCCGCAAGGGTGGTGCTAATAGCTGTATCCAGCCGGGTGTATGCATTGCAATGTCTTCAAGGCTTGGGTTCGAGCCTTCTGTCTTTGCATATCTTGTGTACGAAATGAAAGCCTCAAACTCTTCTTCTTTCCCAAATATCTTGGAGATGGCTCCTAGCGCATCCAATAATGCGTACTCCATTCGAGGATCCATTATGGCAGGCATATGCGAACGACATAAGGCAAAGAAACCTCAAGGCGTTGGCCGGTATGAGCAAGGACAGAGGCGCTGTCAGACTTGTTCAGTGTTCTTAATTTGGTCCGGAGTTTACTGTCCCTGCTGCGGATACAAACTCAGAAGTACGCCTAGGAATAAAGTACTCAAGAGGCGGTTCAAGAATATGATAAAGGACCAAAACCGCCATCAACATGCATATGTACTATTTCTTCGCTGATAATAGTCTGTGCCAACAAGGGAACAAGGAGGCCACAGCTTTTTGAATGCGCCGGCTTGATGACTCGGGATTATGGCGCGTAAATATTCCAGAAAAAGGAGGGGACGAGAGTGTGTGAATGGGCCCGTCCATTTGTCCAGGTTGTTGTTTACCTTTCGTCTTCTCTTCTTCTTTTAGAATATGCGCTCAAGAAGAAGGACGAAAGGATGATAATGCCGACGATGATGAATTAGCTTTCGGCGCAGCGGCAATAGTAATTGTGGCCGTGGCTGATTTTCCCTCTCGGTCTGTTGCAGTTATGTTGTGCGTTCCATTCTTTGCATCGTTTGGAGTTGTCATTGTTGCGTTAAATGCTCCGGATTTGTCTGCCTTGGCCGTTGTCGCATTTGAACTGTTGTCAAAGGTCAAAGTGATCGTCTGGTTCGCACTAAATCCAGCGCCTTTCACCACTACGATGTCGCCGGGATTTACAGAGTCCGGTGTCACTGTAATGGATGATGGATTGCTAATGGTCTTGTTCAAAGAAGATGTTGCGTTTGTGATTGCCGCACCAATCATGCCAGCACCAGCTTTGGTGGCGTTAGCAATGGCATTGCCTGCCGAGGCAGTTGCGTTTCGTGCTGCTTCACCCGCATTTTGGGCCGAGGTAGTCGCATTGCGCACGGCTTCAGAAGCTGCTGCTGTTGCATTGCCAGAAGCTGTTGAAGTTTGGTTTACTGCCTGATCTTTTTGAGCAGTGGCGCTATCTGCCATTATCACCGTGACTGACAAAGAGCTTAGTATGGCAAGTCCAACAATCAGTGCAGTCAGCGTCTTCTTTCGCAACGGCTGTAGAGAGTAATTTTTCCTACTTTTTTCTTCATCCATATTTTTTCAGCACCTGAAATGAGAATTTCAAATATTAAGGACTTTAAATTTAGATGAGTTTGAAGGAGATGAGAGATTGAGGGGCAGTGGTAAGTTATTCTTACTATGGGCAATGGTCGAGATAGCGAACCCCGTCGGCCAGATCACCTTTTAAAAAATTACAACTCTGAGATGCGCAGAAAAATAGGAAGAAAGATCGGTGAAGTTATTTTATTTCAGAGCATCCTTGGCCTTTTCCTTAGCTTTGTCAAATTCAGCTCTGGCCTTCTCAGCGGCGTCCTCTGCAGTCATTCCTGTTATTTGCAAATCTATCATCTGCTCAATAGCGCCTCTGACTTCTAATGGCAAAGCCATGTTAGTGTAGAACAATCGCGAGGAATATATCAGTGATTCTCGACTCTTAAAGAGCAGGCATAAGCGTTTTGCCATCTATACACTCTGAACACAATGCGATCAGTTGGAGATTAAAGGAGTTCTTCAGAGATGCACTGGTCAAAAGTTCGCTGGGCATAAACAATTGGAAAAAAATTGAGCCATGTAAAGAGAGATTCCTAACTATGGCCCGTCTGCAAACATATCAGAAGTTGAACTTTCTTTCCCGTCCAATTTTATTTCCATACAGTCATTGGCTTACTAATTCCAAAATAAATGGAGAGAGCAGGCTAGGAGTTACATGCATCCACTATACGTCATGAGGTGAGCATTCATTACAGTACCTCTCTAGCCTTATGTATCCGCCACTATCATAGAGTACTTCCTTCATGGCCGGTTTTCCGCATGAGGTACAACTAGACCTTCTTGCTTTTTTTGGCGGACTATGATCCCGAACGGTGTATGTTCGAGCCATAGTTCTACATACAGAAAAGCCAAATATTTATAGGTCACTCACCATCTGTGAGTAAGCATAAATATCTCGTGCACACAGCATTAATGTGAGAGAGAAGAGATATGGAAGAGCGCGAACATCTCACCTCTGAAATTAACTTCAGAGGACTGTTAGATTAAGATAAAATTAACAGAGAATCTGCAATTGCGACATCGAGAGGTGAAGACAAGGGGTGAAGAGGGCAAATATTGTACATGCAGATTTGAATCCATGCGGAGGAGCGGAGCAGGTAGCTATTGCTACAATTCAGGCGCTGACTGAAATGGATCTTGAAGTTGAGTTGACCGTCGCAAGGTGCCCTGATATTTCAAGATTAAGGAACGCATTTGGCGCCAGAAAAGTAGATGTCATTTTCAGTCGTATAAAGAGGATAAACCTGCTCGACACTTTGCTGACCATCCAGTCGAAAAACTGCCATGATGGCAATGACTGTGGCATCAATGATACAATCACGATAAACACTCATGGAGATGTACTGCCGTATTATCTTCCATGTTTTTCAAAGGTAAATGCCATCACATACTGCCATTATCCAATAGTACCTGGCCTTGCATTAAGGCGAGACCCTTCTTACCTGGACTATTTGAGGAGCCTTGGCATGATAAAGTTTAGCTACCCTACAAGCAAGGTCGATACTGGCGGCAATGGCAAAATTACTGACAATCGCTACACAGAGAATGACTACTCTCTCTTTTGGCAAGATCTTCAAAAAACATATCTAATGATGCTAAAACATTCTACCATCATAACTAATTCTACGTTCAGCAAGGATGCAATTCAAAGAGAGCTATCACCGATGCCGCCCGTTTCGTCATCAACCGTCCAAGTCGTGAGCGAGCCAATTGTTATTCCGCCGCCTGTCAGTGTCGAGGAGTTTCGCAGAGCGACGCTGTATTCGAAAGAAAGAGAGGATTTTGTAGTTGTTATATCACGCTTTAATCCAAGTAAGAAGCTAGAAAACGCCATCACTCTTGCAAACATGCTCAAGAAACAAAGGATTGGCAAAGGAATGATTATTGCTGGGGGACTGATGCCGGAAGACAGCGATTACTATCATCATATAGTGAATCTGGCAAAAGAATATGATGTATCAGATTATGTAAAATTCAAGGTCAATGTCACCTCCGACAACCTTAAAACAATTCTGCGCAAAGGAAAGGTTTACTTTCATCCCATGCCGGGGGAGCCATTTGGGATATCTGTGGCAGAGGCTATGAGTTGTGGGCTTATCCCCATCGTACCAAGTGTGGGAGGCCACAATGACTTTGTTCCGAAAAGATACAGATATGTATCTTTAGAAGATGCAGTAGGAAAGATTTCTTTCGCCTTGAGTGCTTCCCAAGAAGACCGAACGTCGATTAGCAATTTAGTAACCAGATTTTCTGAAGCAAATTATGTGAAAAGCATACAAAGATTGGTCGCCAATGTATTGCAAGGAATAAGGGCAAGTGACAATGTTGCCTATGCTGAAGACACTATTGCATGATTACTCTGTACGATATCCAAAAGTAGAATAGCAAGACAATTTATTTTATACCAAGCAAGTATACATTCGCTCTAGTAACTATCTTCGCATGTGGGTGTCCTCCATATGACCAACCATGGTTTCACTTTTCCCTATCACTGACCTACAGTATGGGCATACAGATTCCCGCTGTGCTACAGAGCGTGACGATTCCAGCTCTGCCAGATCAATGTTGTGGCTGGGCATGTTACCAATTATGGTCTTGAGAGTCACTATACCGATAACTGAACCATCCGAACTTATCACTGGCAGCCTTCGTATTTGCTTTGATTGCATGAGAGCTATTGCGTTTCTGACAGATGCATCTTCACCTATCGTAACAAGTGGTGAGCTCATTATTTGGCCTATAGTAATCTTGTAAGGGCCGTGTCTTCTGGCAAAGCGACAAAATCTTGTTCTGCTACGTTTGCCACTCTTTTGACAAGACCGCTGGCTACTGTTTGCTGCGCCATTTTACTCTCCACCTAAGGCGGAAACGGCATCAGCAATAGAGGGTAGACCCAAATTTATTTTTTAAAATATAGTTAGCTTTTAAGACTGAAGATATGACAACATTATGATTATATGTTGCAGGAACAAGTGAATCCATCGCCTGCAACAGTCCGACGGCTTATCGCGTTTTCATCATTTTTTAATTCCAATAGTAGCATCTTCCTCACCATATCATGCGGTCTAACTTCTGCAGCATGCTTCCCATCGCTGCCTCAGATCTTTTCTTTTATACATATGTCTGACAGCCAGCTCTGCGTTATGGCCTCTACTACATAATAGAGGTTTACAATTTATTGCTTACTCACCACCCGTGAGTAAGCAATAAATGAATCGATTTTGATAATAAGGTCGTGAGGTCAAATGGAGTGAAAGTTCAGAAGGAAGTGCCACGGCCAAAATTTGAATGCACCGGGTGCCAAAAGGCTTTTAAGTTTCCTTGACTGTGGAAGAGCACAGGAAGCATGACCATACAGGCGGCAGACCAATAGCTGCCTGATTCTTATTTCTCTTTTTACCGATAATATCGGTATGCCAATTTCTTTCTATGACAAGGAAAATCATGGATTTATGAATTGGAGAATAGAAATAAAGAAAAAGGTGGAATCGACAGCCGCTGCTATTTAGAAAGCAGCGGATCGCTCCTCATCTTTGGTGCCAAGATTTTGCCTGCGCAGACTGCCGCCATTGTTGCAGAAACAGCGAGTGCGATCCACAGGAGCAAGCTCATGGGGTCAGCACCGAACAGCAAAGGAACCCCGTTTCCAAACGCTCCTGGCTGAGTAGCAGCGTGCACCTTTTCTTGAGCCAGCCTCAGCATTTCAGTATATTCCGGAGGCAGGCTCGCGTCCGTGCTAGCTGCAAATGCCATACGCACAGTGGATAGGATGGTCGCCATTCCTGCCGTAGCAGCAGTGGCTATCTTGGCCAGCACGTCTTTTACTGGTCCACCAATCATATGACATCGCCTATATCTTCTAACTAGAAGAAAAATAAATTTTTTGCTTCATCATAAATTTCTGTCGTCAGCAGCAACTTTGATCACTCAAAATCCATAAAAAATAAAAAATAAATATTAGTTACTCACATGTTGTGACTTGTTAGAGGTGCTGCAAAATGGAGACACTTTGCAGAGGTTGCGGATTCGAACTCGAAGTTGTAGAATTATGTGAAGGATGCAGCGAGCCTGTGCGTTGGAGATGCAATGTATGTTTCAAAGAGAAAGATTCTCCTCATATGCACATGGCACCAGTGCAGTACGCGCTTGCAAGGTAGGTCACATCCTCACTTTTTATCAAAGAAAATTTTTTTATTTTGAATCTCTTTATCATAGAATAAAGGTCGATTGCATATGATGATTAAGACAAGAATATCGTATGCAATCACTGGCTGGCTGGCTGCCTCCAAGCGCGCCAGTCGCCGTTGCCTTCTTAACCTCTTGTGCTAGCAGTTCCATCTCTGGAACCCTATCCTTCTGTATCCTGCCAAACTCGTGCTCGCTAATGCTCCTGTCTCCAATCAACCGTAAGTAGATGAAATCAGTGGTAACTATTGGAGGCGCCTTTATGTCGTCGAGCTGGTTCCACACAAGACAGATGCCTTTTCGTTTCAAAAAGTCGTACAGCTCATCGTTGAACCATGATGGGTGCCTAATTTCTACAGCATATCTGTATTGTTTATTGAGAATATATATTTCCAAAGTTTTGCAAGGCTCTAAATCCTGTTTTGAAGCCGATGGATGACGGCAGCTGTATCAGGATGCAAAGAAGTTTCTCTCTTAGTAGGGCCACCGCTGAATAGAACGTCTCCAGCTGTTGATCGCAATTGCTCATCGCCTTTGCATGTGTTATTACCCTATGCATCTTGGCCGTGTACCTAAAGTCGACTGGAGTATTTTTCGCCCATCTCTTTACTGCGAGGGGGATTTGGCATGGAGTAAAAGGTGCTGTCGATTTCAACAAAGTCAAAGATGCCTGCATAATGCTGCAGCCATTTTGTCTGTTCCAAGCACCTTGGATAAAGGGGGCCCTGCCACGCAACATAGCTCCAACCGCTGCAGCCCACATAATATTGCACAATCGTCTAAGAGCTTGCCACTTATTTTCCATTACTGCCAACTACAAAGTTCACGGTTTAGCCTGATGATGTGGAACCAAAGCAACTGGATATAATGCAACTACTTCTTGACTCTTTTCAAAAAGCACCCATTTCTGTTGCCCCCACTCGAAGTATAAAAATATGCTCACCTTCTATGACTATGTGAAGAAAATAAGAGAAGAGCAAAACAGCAAATCGTCGCAAAACTAGAATTTGGAGCTACAGAGTATAAGGAGTTGCAATTAGCATTAGTAATGAACTTCTTTGAATTCCGCAGACAAGTGATAAAATACGCACGAATTCCCTTCAAGAGGATTTAGAGTGTCACAATGCCCGTTCATCTTGGAACCCTTTTGCCTTTGCATCTGCAGATTCTTTCGCTCCCACAAAATCTGATGTGCACAAGCGTTATTTTTTTGATACCATCCAATTATCCACAGACCGCACTTGACCAAACGACTTATGATAATAATGTACAACATGTTGTGAAAAAAGGAAGAGTACTTTGGGGCGAGCATAGTGGAACTAACGGTTCAAGCTATTCAGAATTCATTTCGCCTTTTGTCGATCCAACTTCGAACTCTTGAAACTCCTTGTCTTCCCTCGACTTTACTTTAGTGATTGGCCCTTGTGCCTCTTTCGTAGGATCTACTTTGTCCTCGTCGTCCGGCAACTACTGTTTCTTGTCCTTTTCATTGAGGTTTGGGCTTGTCCGCATATTCTAATGTTACATTCAAAGATTGATGAGATTCTCTGGACTAAGAAAGGATGAACCAGGTTAGCCCGTGCGAGCCTCCTACAGGTATGTGAAAAGTAAAGAATTTTCAATAATAATCAGTACCTAAAGAATCGTGGGTACGCTTATTATCAGGTCATCAAAGGAAAGAATGGTCGGCCATGCTTCATAGAGGTTGTCGTTATGTGAGCCACAGCAACTTTTGGAACATGGCCAACACAGGCGTCTAATCCTTGACCCGCATCTGTATTC contains:
- a CDS encoding CsbD family protein, with amino-acid sequence MPLEVRGAIEQMIDLQITGMTAEDAAEKARAEFDKAKEKAKDALK
- a CDS encoding glycosyltransferase, which codes for MKRANIVHADLNPCGGAEQVAIATIQALTEMDLEVELTVARCPDISRLRNAFGARKVDVIFSRIKRINLLDTLLTIQSKNCHDGNDCGINDTITINTHGDVLPYYLPCFSKVNAITYCHYPIVPGLALRRDPSYLDYLRSLGMIKFSYPTSKVDTGGNGKITDNRYTENDYSLFWQDLQKTYLMMLKHSTIITNSTFSKDAIQRELSPMPPVSSSTVQVVSEPIVIPPPVSVEEFRRATLYSKEREDFVVVISRFNPSKKLENAITLANMLKKQRIGKGMIIAGGLMPEDSDYYHHIVNLAKEYDVSDYVKFKVNVTSDNLKTILRKGKVYFHPMPGEPFGISVAEAMSCGLIPIVPSVGGHNDFVPKRYRYVSLEDAVGKISFALSASQEDRTSISNLVTRFSEANYVKSIQRLVANVLQGIRASDNVAYAEDTIA
- a CDS encoding CBS domain-containing protein — translated: MSSPLVTIGEDASVRNAIALMQSKQIRRLPVISSDGSVIGIVTLKTIIGNMPSHNIDLAELESSRSVAQRESVCPYCRSVIGKSETMVGHMEDTHMRR
- a CDS encoding DUF72 domain-containing protein, coding for MQYYVGCSGWSYVAWQGPLYPRCLEQTKWLQHYAGIFDFVEIDSTFYSMPNPPRSKEMGEKYSSRL